A single region of the Anoplolepis gracilipes chromosome 1, ASM4749672v1, whole genome shotgun sequence genome encodes:
- the LOC140670496 gene encoding probable 4-coumarate--CoA ligase 1 isoform X2: MATHALRSIQRLRVLDAAVRTFNSTLRCASTSTQTRIIVTGSNGEKIFLPSNDISYPETLVHEFVWSNIENYPDHIALECGINGKKYTYAQAKDATNYIGRSLRNIGLKEGDVIALVAPNFPDAILSFLGGLSGGLVITPMNPNYTVDEISKQMLRANAKAVITSTSIASTVLAATRACLPPETPFIVIDEKTGSIPEGSIPFDDLITRGKSLPPINTSATCDDVAILPFSSGTTGLPKGVMLTHRNLVSNIMMCQSCFGDTYFSTTSTYQEIIPAILPFFHIYGMNGVILSRLTFGARMVTLPKFIPETFLNVLQNGKATSLYLVPPIILFLSVSPLVKMQHLERIHTIVSGAAPIAETDVDKLFNKFSIDPSTIKFRQGYGLTECSPVSFVEDGKKFSSIGKNIDGCLARLVNIETQQDIAVPGETGELWVKGPHVMKGYLNDEASTKATLTEDKWLKTGDIAYFDKDYDFFITDRKKELIKVKGFQEKTRRKRKRKYVRCVEKMLELNACARGGLQNFILVTRHSKMRTALNNQLLLMMTKSRI, translated from the exons ATGGCGACTCATGCACTCCGCAGTATCCAAAGGTTAAGAGTACTAGATGCTGCCGTAAGGACGTTTAATTCCACATTAAGGTGTGCATCAACGTCAACACAAACCAGAATTATTGTGACGGGCTCAAATGGCGAGAAGATTTTTCTGCCTTCTAATGATATTTCTTATCCAGAAACTTTAGTTCACGAATTTGTTTGGAGCAACATTGAAAATTATCCTGACCATATTGCATTg GAATGTGGTATAAATGGCAAGAAATATACGTATGCTCAAGCCAAAGATGCGACAAATTATATTGGCAGAAGTTTGCGGAACATAGGTCTGAAAGAGGGCGATGTGATAGCATTGGTCGCACCTAATTTTCCGGACGCGATTTTAAGTTTCCTCGGAGGCTTATCAGGTGGACTCGTTATCACTCCAATGAATCCAAATTATACGGTTG ATGAAATATCGAAGCAGATGTTAAGAGCCAATGCCAAAGCAGTTATTACGTCAACCTCAATTGCATCCACAGTGTTGGCCGCAACAAGAGCTTGTCTTCCACCTGAAACACCTTTTATTGTGATTGACGAGAAAACTGGTTCTATACCAGAAGGTTCAATACCTTTTGAT GACCTCATAACACGAGGAAAATCACTGCCACCTATAAATACAAGTGCAACTTGCGACGATGTAGCAATTCTACCATTCTCAAGTGGCACGACTGGATTACCAAAGGGCGTTATGTTGACACATCGCAATCTGGTGTCTAATATCATGATGTGCCAATCCTGTTTTGgcgatacatatttttctactaCAA GTACATATCAAGAAATAATTCCCGCAATATTACCATTTTTCCATATTTACGGAATGAATGGTGTGATACTTTCGCGTCTTACTTTTGGTGCCAGAATGGTCACCCTTCCAAAATTTATACCGGAAACGTTCCTTAATGTCTTACAAAACGGCAAG GCAACTTCTTTGTACTTAGTACCAccgattatattattcttgtcAGTTTCTCCTCTCGTGAAAATGCAACATCTTGAACGCATTCACACAATAGTGAGTGGCGCTGCACCTATTGCGGAAACGGATGTcgacaaattatttaacaaattcaGTATTGACCCCAGTACTATAAAGTTTCGTCAAG gtTACGGATTGACAGAATGTTCACCAGTATCATTCGTTGAAGATGGAAAGAAATTTTCAAGCATCGGAAAAAACATAGACGGTTGTTTAGCACGCTTAGTGAACATAGAGACTCAACAAGATATCGCGGTTCCTGGTGAAACTGGGGAATTATGGGTTAAGGGACCTCACGTTATGAAAGGATATTTGAATGATGAAGCCTCAACGAAGGCAACATTAACCGAGGATAAATGGTTGAAAACAGGCGACATTGCTTATTTCGATAAAGATTATGATTTCTTCATTAcagatagaaagaaagagcttATTAAAGTTAAGGGATTCCAG GAAAAAACGCGACGcaaacgaaaaagaaaatatgtgcGGTGTGTGGAGAAGATGCTGGAACTAAACGCATGTGCCAGAGGTGGTTTGCAAAATTTCATACTTGTGACACGACACTCAAAGATGAGGACCGCTCTGAACAACCAGCTGTTGTTAATGATGACAAAATCAagaatttaa
- the LOC140670496 gene encoding probable 4-coumarate--CoA ligase 1 isoform X1 — MATHALRSIQRLRVLDAAVRTFNSTLRCASTSTQTRIIVTGSNGEKIFLPSNDISYPETLVHEFVWSNIENYPDHIALECGINGKKYTYAQAKDATNYIGRSLRNIGLKEGDVIALVAPNFPDAILSFLGGLSGGLVITPMNPNYTVDEISKQMLRANAKAVITSTSIASTVLAATRACLPPETPFIVIDEKTGSIPEGSIPFDDLITRGKSLPPINTSATCDDVAILPFSSGTTGLPKGVMLTHRNLVSNIMMCQSCFGDTYFSTTSTYQEIIPAILPFFHIYGMNGVILSRLTFGARMVTLPKFIPETFLNVLQNGKATSLYLVPPIILFLSVSPLVKMQHLERIHTIVSGAAPIAETDVDKLFNKFSIDPSTIKFRQGYGLTECSPVSFVEDGKKFSSIGKNIDGCLARLVNIETQQDIAVPGETGELWVKGPHVMKGYLNDEASTKATLTEDKWLKTGDIAYFDKDYDFFITDRKKELIKVKGFQVPPAELEALLRSHPDVNEAAVIGIPHARYGEVPKAFIVASKSKNPTEENIKNFVKEKVSDYKQLEGGVTFVNEIPKNATGKILRSKLKSEYQA, encoded by the exons ATGGCGACTCATGCACTCCGCAGTATCCAAAGGTTAAGAGTACTAGATGCTGCCGTAAGGACGTTTAATTCCACATTAAGGTGTGCATCAACGTCAACACAAACCAGAATTATTGTGACGGGCTCAAATGGCGAGAAGATTTTTCTGCCTTCTAATGATATTTCTTATCCAGAAACTTTAGTTCACGAATTTGTTTGGAGCAACATTGAAAATTATCCTGACCATATTGCATTg GAATGTGGTATAAATGGCAAGAAATATACGTATGCTCAAGCCAAAGATGCGACAAATTATATTGGCAGAAGTTTGCGGAACATAGGTCTGAAAGAGGGCGATGTGATAGCATTGGTCGCACCTAATTTTCCGGACGCGATTTTAAGTTTCCTCGGAGGCTTATCAGGTGGACTCGTTATCACTCCAATGAATCCAAATTATACGGTTG ATGAAATATCGAAGCAGATGTTAAGAGCCAATGCCAAAGCAGTTATTACGTCAACCTCAATTGCATCCACAGTGTTGGCCGCAACAAGAGCTTGTCTTCCACCTGAAACACCTTTTATTGTGATTGACGAGAAAACTGGTTCTATACCAGAAGGTTCAATACCTTTTGAT GACCTCATAACACGAGGAAAATCACTGCCACCTATAAATACAAGTGCAACTTGCGACGATGTAGCAATTCTACCATTCTCAAGTGGCACGACTGGATTACCAAAGGGCGTTATGTTGACACATCGCAATCTGGTGTCTAATATCATGATGTGCCAATCCTGTTTTGgcgatacatatttttctactaCAA GTACATATCAAGAAATAATTCCCGCAATATTACCATTTTTCCATATTTACGGAATGAATGGTGTGATACTTTCGCGTCTTACTTTTGGTGCCAGAATGGTCACCCTTCCAAAATTTATACCGGAAACGTTCCTTAATGTCTTACAAAACGGCAAG GCAACTTCTTTGTACTTAGTACCAccgattatattattcttgtcAGTTTCTCCTCTCGTGAAAATGCAACATCTTGAACGCATTCACACAATAGTGAGTGGCGCTGCACCTATTGCGGAAACGGATGTcgacaaattatttaacaaattcaGTATTGACCCCAGTACTATAAAGTTTCGTCAAG gtTACGGATTGACAGAATGTTCACCAGTATCATTCGTTGAAGATGGAAAGAAATTTTCAAGCATCGGAAAAAACATAGACGGTTGTTTAGCACGCTTAGTGAACATAGAGACTCAACAAGATATCGCGGTTCCTGGTGAAACTGGGGAATTATGGGTTAAGGGACCTCACGTTATGAAAGGATATTTGAATGATGAAGCCTCAACGAAGGCAACATTAACCGAGGATAAATGGTTGAAAACAGGCGACATTGCTTATTTCGATAAAGATTATGATTTCTTCATTAcagatagaaagaaagagcttATTAAAGTTAAGGGATTCCAG GTACCACCAGCGGAATTGGAAGCATTACTACGAAGTCATCCAGATGTGAACGAAGCAGCAGTGATCGGAATTCCACATGCAAGGTATGGCGAAGTACCGAAAGCGTTCATAGTGGCCAGCAAGAGTAAGAACCCTACGGAAGAAAACATTAAGAACTTTGTGAAAGAAAAAGTCTCTGATTACAAGCAACTCGaag gtGGGGTTACATTTGTTAATGAAATCCCGAAGAATGCTACtggaaaaattttaagatcaaAATTGAAGAGCGAGTATCAGGCTTAA